The sequence below is a genomic window from Pseudomonadales bacterium.
TTGCTGTAAATACTCAAATCTTTTAATGCCAGCGAAGTATTGAGCGCCTGAAAATCAAACACATTAGTCGCTTTCACTGAGAACTGTGTTTTGAAAGCAAGATGCGGCGCTTTGAGATTGAAATTAACCGGCAGCATCAACCACTGCCAAGCAGGCGCGAGATCAAGATTATCAATGGCGAGATGACCATCCAACTGCAACGGCTTCAAACTTTCTAATACAGCACCCAACTGCACTGTGCCGCCGCGTGTATCACTGACTTCTAAGGTAAATTGATTAGCGTGCTCGCGTTTCTTGGTATAAAAATCGCTAATCGAAACAGTCGGCAAATCAATTTTCTGAACGAAACCACCCGCACGGCTGGCATCGCGATAATCAACCACACCACCTTGAATATTGAGATTGCCCAACCAAAACGCAGGCGGCGGTGCATTGGTATCCGCTTCTACTTTTTCAGGTTCTGCTGGCGTTGTGCTGGCCAAATTGGCAAAGGCATCCAGCAGCGTGAAGCCACCCTTGCCATTGGCATCCAATTTAACAAACGGCTTTGCAAGAATGATGTTCTCAACACCATAACGCAAACGAAATGCAGAGAGAACGCTGTAATCCACACAGAACAAATCAAATGACAACAACGCGCTATTGTCTGTGTCTGCAATTTTGAAACCTTCAATTTGCAGCTTTACCGCATAAGGATTAAACCGCACATCGGCAACTTCAACCGTGCGTTGCAATTGTTGGGCAAAGTTATGCGTGAGATAGCGTTGTAAATACCACGGCAAAAAGAAAAAGCCGAGCAAGGTATAGAGCAATAAAATGGATGACAGCGTGATCAGTGTGCGGCGATATTTACACGCTATCTGACGGCATTGTTTAATTAACGCTTTACCATCCATCGTAACTCTCCTTAAAACTATTAGTCGTGGTGATGTCCGCCTTCACCGTGCGCATGCCCGTGCGCAATTTCTTCTTCTGTGGCCGCTCTTACGCTAACAATTTCAATATCAAAAGTCAGTGTTTTTCCTGCCAGCGGATGATTGGTATCCACTTCTGCCATGAACTTGCCAGGTTTAACCACGGTCACTTGGCGCGGGCCTTCTTGCGTTTCCACCCAAGCAATATCGCCCGCCTTCAGCTTGCCATTAAATTTCAGGCGTTTGATCGAGATACGCTGTTGCATCTGCGGATTGATCACACCGTAAGCGCGCTCAGGCGGCAGCGTGACGCTAACGGCATCTCCTGCTGCTTTGCCAACAAGCACTTCTTCAAGACCCGACAAAATATTGTCGTGACCGTGCAGATAAGCCACCGGCTCTTCTGTGCGCGAATCCTCGGTAAACGCGCCACCTTGTTCGCTTAAGCGATAGTGAAAAACAACAACGGAATCTTTGGAGATTTGCATAAAGGTTTTCCTCAACAAACTGCTAAAATATGCGCCCAGTATATATTTGTTTATTCCGCCTGAGTTTTATTTATAGGAGCAACTAGGCATGTTAAAAGTCAATGAATACTTTGATGGGAAAGTAAAATCTATCGCGTTTCAAGGTGAAAAATTACCGGCAACTGTCGGCGTGATGGCGCCCGGTGATTACGAATTTGGCACCAGCCAAAAAGAAGTCATGACGGTAGTGAGTGGCCAGTTAGTGGTAAAGCTCCCTGGCAATGAAACTTGGCAAACTTTCAATGCCGGTGACGCATTCGAAGTGGCAGCCAATGTTAAATTTCAATTAAAAGTGGCTGCCGATACTGCTTATTTATGCACCTACGAGTAAGCCTTGCGGCTTAACTCATGTACATCCCGCCGTTGACATGGATCGTCTCGCCGGTGATGTAGCCCGCAGGCTCTGAAGCCAAGAACGCCACGACCGCAGCAATTTCTTCTGGCTTACCCAAACGCGCCAGAGGAATCTGATTCAACAGCATTTGTTTTTGCTCTTCCGGCAGCACATGCGTCATGTCGGTGTCGATAAATCCGGGGGCAACGGTGTTCACCGTGATATTGCGCGAACCAATTTCACGCGCTAATGCACGCGCAAAACCTGCCACACCTGCTTTAGTCGCCGCGTAGTTACTCTGACCCGCATTACCCATCTCACCGACAACGGAACTTATATTAATGATGCGTCCCCAGCGCGCTTTTGTCATGCCGCGCAAACACGCGCGCGACAAACGAAACACTGAAGTCAAATTTGTGGCGATAACATCGTCCCACTCTTCATCTTTCATACGCATCAAAATATTGTCTTTGGTGATGCCTGCGTTATTCACCAAAATATCAATATTGCCAAACTGTTCATTGATGGATTTGATCGCTGCTTCAACGGAATTAGCATCCGTGACATTCAACACGACGCCATCACCTTTATAAACTTCAGCTTTCAGACGCTCTGCAATTGCGGCAGCACCAGATGCGCTCGTCGCAGTACCGATAACAGTAGCGCCCATTTTTGCCAAAGCTTCAGCAATCGCGCGGCCAATACCACGGCTTGCGCCTGTCACCAATGCTACTTTTCCTTCAATACTCATTTCAAAATCCTCGTTAAATACTCATTAAATTTCGAGCAGTGCTTTTTCTAAACCGGCAATGTCTTCAATGCCAAATGCTGTCATGTCTTTTTCGATGCGAGTGCAAAGACCGCAAAGCACTTTGCCAGCACCACATTCCACCACTTTTTGAATGCCTGCGTTAACTAATGCTTTCACGCAATCCACCCACAATACTGGATGATCAATTTGTTGAATCATCAATGCTTTAATCGCTTCAGGATCAGCAGCAGTTTTTGCATTGACATTGTGAACAACGGGAATACTTGGTGCACGAAAAACTGTGGCGGCAATATGCTTTGCCATATTTTCTGCGGCAGGTTTCATCAAGGAAGTATGGAAAGGTGCGCTGACAGGCAGTGGTAGTACGCGTTTTGCACCAGCCGCCTTTAACAATTCAGAGGCTTTATCCACTGCCGCCACTTGACCGGCAATAACCACTTGCCCCGGCGAATTAAAATTCACCGCTTCCACTACGCCAACATCCGAGGCTTCTTTGCAAATCGATAAAATCTTTTCATCGTCGACATTCAAAACCGCCGCCATGCTGCCTTCACCTTTAGGCACAGCCGTTTGCATGTAAGCACCGCGTTTACGCACCAAATCTACTGCATCGCCAAACGCTAAAACATCCGCACACACCAGAGCCGACCACTCACCCAAACTATGCCCTGCTAATAGAGCTGGCTTTTTGCCCTGCTTTTCTTGCCACACGCGCCACAACGCGACACTGGATGTCAGCAACAACGGCTGCGTAGTTTCCGTAGCATTTAATTGCTCTTGCTCGCCGTTTTGGCAGAGATTCCATAAGTCATAGCCCAACACTTCAGAGGCTTCGGCAAAAGTTTTTTGTACGATAGGAAATGCTGCTGCCATTTCAGACAACATACCCACTTTTTGTGAGCCCTGCCCAGAAAAAACAAATGCCAACGGTTTACTCATGAATCCCCCTTGTTTAAAACCACTGTTTCAAAATACCGTTTCAAAGAATTACTTCAAAGAAAGTTTTTGCAAAGTCTCGCCAATTTTGTGTGGAATTTTTTCTTTTGCTTCTAGACTTGCCACTTCAATCGCATGAAAAAAAGCATTGGCATCTGCCCCACCATGACTTTTGACTAAAGTAGAAGTAAAGCCCAAAAAACTGGCACCATTATAGCGCGATGGGTTAATGCTCGAACGAAAGGCACTCAAAACCGGCGCGACTAAAACACCCAACACGCGGTAAATCCATTTGCGCTTGAACGCTTGCGACAAATACTGGCGAATTAAACGCGCTGCGCCTTCGCTAGCTTTCAACGCGACATTACCAACAAAGCCATCGCAAACCACGACATCCACTTGATCAGAAAAAATTTGGTCTGCTTCGATAAAACCCGTGTAATGCAATGCAGTATCGGCTTGCAACAATGTTGCAGCTTGCTGCACTTGTTCATTGCCTTTGATGTCTTCCACGCCAATATTCAGCAAGCCAACACGCGGTTGTGTTCTGCCCAAAACAGCAGAAGCCAATACCGAACCCATGATGGCAAATTGATGCAGGTTCTCAGCGCCCACTTCAACATTGGCACCGACATCCAACAAATACGCTTTGCCATTCACCGTAGGAATCGGCGCACAAATCGCAGGGCGATCAATACCAGCAAAGCGTTCGAGTAAATGATGCCCAATCACTAACATCGCGCCGGTATTGCCGGCACTGACAAACGCTTGCACTTCACCTTCAGCGAGCAATTGAATACCGCGATACAACGAAGAATCTTTTTTATTGCGCAGTGCTTGCAGAGGCTTGTCATTCATCGACACCGTTTGCGTAGTGTGAACAATGCGCAAGCGCGTGTTGTCATTGTGTTGTAGTTTAGCTAATTCTTTTTGGATGGCTTCGTTGTCGCCGAGCAACAACAAATTGATATCTGACAGAAACGACAATGCCCGCACACTGGCGGGCACTGTGACGCGAGGACCAAAATCCCCGCTCATGGCGTCAATAGCAATTGTGATCATCAGGTGTTAGCAACTTTGCCAAGCAACTGGTGCACAACTGCACATGATTTTATTCGCCAGCGTTTTCAACCACTTTGCGACCGCGGTAGAAACCGTCCGCAGTCATGTGGTGACGCAGATGCTTTTCACCGGTTACTGAATCTACTGACAGCGTGCTAGCAGTCAAAGCATCATGTGAACGACGCATGCCACGGCGTGAACGAGATTTACGGCTTTTTTGTACGGCCATTGTTTGGAACTCCTACCTAAATAATGTTTTGCTTGGCAATTCATGGAAACGCCACTAAGACGTTTTGTTTCCGTCCGTTTTCAAGTTTGCCAGCACCTGAAACGGATTGGGGGATTTCTCTGCCTCTGATGCTTCCGCCAGAAGTTCTTCAAACTGTTGCCGATTTCACACACGCCTTTTTCATGCGTTGCCACAATCGGCAGCGCCAATAACAACCCGTCTTCTACGGTTGCCAGCACATCCAACACATCGTTTTCCATCAGCACTGGATCCAATGAACGCGACAACTGCGCCGCCTGCTCATCACTCCATACCAAGGCCAAACTTGTGTCCGCTTGAACGGCTACATCAACCTGCTCTAAGCAGCGCTGACACACCAAAGGCAATACCGCTGTGACCGTACCATGTATCACTTTGCGGGATTGCTCATCCAACGAAAACTGCCAATCCACTTGCGCTTGACCGTTTTGGTGACACAACTGATCGCCCAAACGATGTAACTGCGCAAACGATGCACTACCTGACAGATGCCCGCCCTGCTGACAAAGCTTCACCGCGTCAACATGGTGTGGCAATGGCGAGCTGGCAGATGCACTGTGCATAGGCGGCGCATTCTATGGATAGATCATTGATATGTCAAAGAAATTGCCGCGAAATGCAGGCTAAATCTCGATCTGCGTACCCATTTCCACCACGCGGTTAGGCGGGATATTGAAATAGGTAGTAGCTGGCATCGCGTTGCGTGTCATCACTGCAAAAATCTTATCCAAAACCCAAGACATTCCTGAATCCTTGCTAGGAATCAAATGCTCACGCGACAGGAAAAAAGTCGTCTCCATAAGATTAAAGTTCACGCCAAACGGTTCACAATCTTCCAGTAATTGAGGGATATTGGGGCTCTCTTGAAAACCGTAAGAGCCGCGCACAACAAAGAATCCCGGCGCAAGATCTTCCACATGGATACGGTCACCCTGCGGCACAAAGGGGATTTCCTGCGTCTCTATCGTCAGAAAAACAACGCGTTCGTGTAGCACCTTGTTGTGCTTTAAGTTATGCAACAAGGCATGAGGCACTCGATTCAGCGAGCTCGTCATAAAAACGGCCGTTCCTGGGACAGTAACCGGCTCACTGACTTTAATATCTTCCAAGAAAGGACGAAGCGGTTCACTTTCTCTGCCCAAAGCATCAGAAAGAAAGCGTCGACCTTTTCGCCAGGTAAACATCAGCAGCATCATGCTGCCTGCAACAAGTAGCGAGAACCAACCA
It includes:
- a CDS encoding peptidylprolyl isomerase, translating into MQISKDSVVVFHYRLSEQGGAFTEDSRTEEPVAYLHGHDNILSGLEEVLVGKAAGDAVSVTLPPERAYGVINPQMQQRISIKRLKFNGKLKAGDIAWVETQEGPRQVTVVKPGKFMAEVDTNHPLAGKTLTFDIEIVSVRAATEEEIAHGHAHGEGGHHHD
- a CDS encoding pyrimidine/purine nucleoside phosphorylase; its protein translation is MLKVNEYFDGKVKSIAFQGEKLPATVGVMAPGDYEFGTSQKEVMTVVSGQLVVKLPGNETWQTFNAGDAFEVAANVKFQLKVAADTAYLCTYE
- the fabG gene encoding 3-oxoacyl-ACP reductase FabG, coding for MSIEGKVALVTGASRGIGRAIAEALAKMGATVIGTATSASGAAAIAERLKAEVYKGDGVVLNVTDANSVEAAIKSINEQFGNIDILVNNAGITKDNILMRMKDEEWDDVIATNLTSVFRLSRACLRGMTKARWGRIINISSVVGEMGNAGQSNYAATKAGVAGFARALAREIGSRNITVNTVAPGFIDTDMTHVLPEEQKQMLLNQIPLARLGKPEEIAAVVAFLASEPAGYITGETIHVNGGMYMS
- the fabD gene encoding ACP S-malonyltransferase — encoded protein: MSKPLAFVFSGQGSQKVGMLSEMAAAFPIVQKTFAEASEVLGYDLWNLCQNGEQEQLNATETTQPLLLTSSVALWRVWQEKQGKKPALLAGHSLGEWSALVCADVLAFGDAVDLVRKRGAYMQTAVPKGEGSMAAVLNVDDEKILSICKEASDVGVVEAVNFNSPGQVVIAGQVAAVDKASELLKAAGAKRVLPLPVSAPFHTSLMKPAAENMAKHIAATVFRAPSIPVVHNVNAKTAADPEAIKALMIQQIDHPVLWVDCVKALVNAGIQKVVECGAGKVLCGLCTRIEKDMTAFGIEDIAGLEKALLEI
- the plsX gene encoding phosphate acyltransferase PlsX, whose amino-acid sequence is MITIAIDAMSGDFGPRVTVPASVRALSFLSDINLLLLGDNEAIQKELAKLQHNDNTRLRIVHTTQTVSMNDKPLQALRNKKDSSLYRGIQLLAEGEVQAFVSAGNTGAMLVIGHHLLERFAGIDRPAICAPIPTVNGKAYLLDVGANVEVGAENLHQFAIMGSVLASAVLGRTQPRVGLLNIGVEDIKGNEQVQQAATLLQADTALHYTGFIEADQIFSDQVDVVVCDGFVGNVALKASEGAARLIRQYLSQAFKRKWIYRVLGVLVAPVLSAFRSSINPSRYNGASFLGFTSTLVKSHGGADANAFFHAIEVASLEAKEKIPHKIGETLQKLSLK
- the rpmF gene encoding 50S ribosomal protein L32; protein product: MAVQKSRKSRSRRGMRRSHDALTASTLSVDSVTGEKHLRHHMTADGFYRGRKVVENAGE
- a CDS encoding YceD family protein — encoded protein: MHSASASSPLPHHVDAVKLCQQGGHLSGSASFAQLHRLGDQLCHQNGQAQVDWQFSLDEQSRKVIHGTVTAVLPLVCQRCLEQVDVAVQADTSLALVWSDEQAAQLSRSLDPVLMENDVLDVLATVEDGLLLALPIVATHEKGVCEIGNSLKNFWRKHQRQRNPPIRFRCWQT